Proteins from a single region of Amblyomma americanum isolate KBUSLIRL-KWMA chromosome 10, ASM5285725v1, whole genome shotgun sequence:
- the LOC144108332 gene encoding uncharacterized protein LOC144108332: MWEEAGSTLAASEQPPSSKLVQGMFSSALWRLDVLEGEQTSLPCRVDLASRRAVSAVWYRFAATDHNNHGDYSTLISNANRQPKQVYSIEAPTTPATPVLAGSAGLVDGTHWKQPQWSGRAFFSLLSNPPALLLNRLERSDTGSYVCNVTYRDDDSNATSGVSVTESRVELVVTYPLPTPVIMDHGGAVLNKTAGPYVEGDTLKLKCVARSADRKVTLQWRRNGKTLNRPLPTMHSPGGGLEIILEIGPLLREHLFLNISCVATSEASRPVESSVLLDMFLAPKDVVLWSWPHGKNVASGWVMAAASVTAAFANGVVSPTKASTLLSAQTADAAGTPGPYDLSAASRPANVHSKNYWYAGFTTPSRFECEVNGSRPQANVTWFLDGRLLDESLSHSRTEGNVTASVLLLPGLEHAGKQLECRATNGYLPEDRGVVRRYLTVNISNKTEVNIKLDTGLNANNISEGADVYMECSGVTASRVSDVTWSQDGRELGAEPAEGTVVTSRYLAIRRVDPRHSGNYTCAVTRSGGEKVESKPLHIRVRYSPRCDGAEENVISVEEGTPVNVTCNVRADPSDGLRYFWLQENGTETPWVSSDEGQLLYGKHFGRPLVTDTDSLEMVFNGSFSNATLTCWAENAVGTQRRRCRFKKARAGFHAGDAFSCLTCRVGNYTDTSFSLSCWTPVVNGTRTTFREQQRLRVEVFDARRGNRSERSFWSLGLGPILVTRLRPSVVYLVVVRMPPDASFRAYVRTLSSAHTLKKQGDLKSTAERGRWTQTMSVVVLACSLAATLVTLLSVFCACALKRRQRKPRRPLYKTGDAVATCQYEKSEAVRDHKLYHSSTGIS, translated from the exons ATGTGGGAAGAGGCGGGCTCGACCTTGGCTGCCTCTGAGCAACCACCAAGTTCAAAGTTGGTACAAG GCATGttttcctctgcgctgtggcgaCTCGATGTCCTGGAAGGCGAACAGACGTCTCTGCCCTGTCGCGTCGACTTGGCCTCGCGACGAGCTGTCTCAGCTGTCTGGTACCGATTCGCAGCCACGGATCACAATAACCACGGGGATTACTCGACTCTCATTTCAAACGCCAACCGGCAGCCGAAGCAAGTCTACTCAATCGAGGCACCAACTACGCCCGCCACCCCGGTGCTAGCCGGAAGCGCCGGACTAGTGGACGGAACCCACTGGAAGCAGCCGCAGTGGTCGGGCCGGGCGTTCTTTTCGCTGCTCAGCAACCCACCAGCGCTGCTACTCAACCGGCTGGAGCGTAGCGACACCGGAAGTTACGTCTGCAACGTCACCTACCGCGATGACGACAGCAATGCGACTTCTGGCGTGTCCGTCACCGAGTCTCGCGTTGAGCTCGTTGTCACAT ATCCATTGCCCACCCCAGTGATCATGGACCACGGAGGCGCTGTATTAAACAAAACGGCCGGGCCGTACGTAGAGGGCGACACCTTGAAACTGAAGTGTGTTGCAAGATCAG CTGATCGCAAGGTGACATTACAATGGCGGCGTAATGGCAAGACACTGAACAGGCCACTGCCTACCATGCACTCGCCTGGTGGTGGGCTCGAAATCATCCTCGAGATTGGCCCGTTGCTCAGAGAGCACTTGTTTTTGAACATTAGCTGCGTGGCTACCAGCGAAGCCTCCCGGCCCGTGGAGAGTTCAGTACTCCTCGACATGTTCC TAGCGCCCAAGGACGTTGTGCTCTGGAGCTGGCCACACGGCAAGAACGTCGCTTCCGGCTGGGTGATGGCGGCTGCTTCTGTGACGGCCGCTTTCGCGAACGGGGTTGTGTCTCCGACAAAGGCCTCGACGCTTCTATCCGCACAGACGGCGGATGCTGCAGGAACACCCGGCCCGTACGACCTTTCTGCGGCTTCCCGACCCGCTAACGTACATTCTAAAAACTACTGGTATGCGGGTTTTACCACGCCCAGCAGATTCGAATGCGAAGTGAACGGGAGTCGGCCGCAAGCCAACGTCACGTGGTTCTTGGATGGACGGCTATTGGACGAGAGCCTCAGTCACTCTCGGACCGAGGGCAACGTTACGGCTAGCGTGCTTCTCCTCCCTGGTTTAGAGCACGCGGGAAAGCAGCTTGAGTGTCGTGCAACCAATGGCTACCTGCCGGAAGATAGGGGTGTGGTTCGTCGCTACCTTACTGTGAACATCTCAA ATAAGACTGAAGTGAATATCAAACTGGACACTGGTCTGAACGCCAATAACATCAGTGAGGGCGCCGATGTGTACATGGAGTGCTCAGGCGTGACGGCTTCCAGAGTGAGCGATGTCACCTGGAGTCAAGACGGACGCGAGCTGGGCGCAGAACCAGCCGAAGGCACAGTGGTGACGTCGCGCTATCTCGCTATCCGCCGGGTGGATCCCAGACACAGCGGAAATTACACGTGCGCCGTAACCAGAAGTGGCGGCGAGAAGGTCGAAAGCAAGCCGCTCCACATCCGCGTGCGAT ATTCACCCCGATGTGACGGGGCCGAGGAGAACGTGATAAGTGTGGAGGAAGGCACGCCGGTCAACGTGACCTGCAACGTCCGAGCCGACCCCAGCGATGGTCTACGTTACTTCTGGCTGCAAGAGAACGGCACGGAGACCCCCTGGGTGTCAAGCGACGAAGGACAACTGTTATATGGGAAGCACTTCGGCAGACCCCTTGTGACAGATACTGACAGCCTGGAGATGGTCTTCAATGGTTCTTTCTCCAACGCTACTCTCACATGCTGGGCAGAGAACGCCGTGGGAACGCAGAGAAGACGCTGTCGTTTCAA GAAGGCGCGTGCTGGCTTCCATGCAGGCGATGCCTTTTCCTGCCTGACATGTAGGGTGGGCAACTACACGGACACGTCCTTCTCCCTGAGCTGCTGGACACCTGTTGTCAACGGCACGAGGACAACGTTCCGAGAGCAACAGCGGCTACGCGTCGAAGTGTTCGACGCAAGGAGAGGCAACCGCTCTGAGCGCAGCTTCTGGAGCCTAGGCTTGGGTCCCATACTTGTAACCAGGCTTCGCCCCTCCGTTGTATACCTGGTTGTGGTTCGGATGCCTCCAGATGCGAGCTTCCGCGCATACGTCCGAACCCTCAGCTCGGCACACACCCTCAAGAAGCAAGGAG ATCTCAAGAGCACCGCGGAGCGCGGACGCTGGACGCAGACAATGAGTGTGGTCGTGTTGGCTTGCTCCCTCGCGGCCACGCTGGTGACTCTCCTGAgcgtgttctgcgcatgcgccctcAAAAGACGGCAGAGAAAGCCGCGACGACCGCTTTACAAGACTGGCGATGCCGTCGCCACATGCCAATACGAGAAGTCGGAGGCCGTGCGAGACCACAAGCTTTACCACTCTTCTACTGGAATCAGCTGA